In Mytilus edulis chromosome 7, xbMytEdul2.2, whole genome shotgun sequence, a single genomic region encodes these proteins:
- the LOC139481754 gene encoding uncharacterized protein, translated as MSKPKIRILDIAAFVLTILATIVQFAGFFLPNWWSYKSDTTEFKLEYGMLFSTECSAAGDCKENTAVVIEGGKEWLFLTRIFEAFGVILCLIALIVHIVFLPTRKYAVRAASIYTLGAAGLFALAGAFLFVAKYSDLGSQLPTGKEGSPGPAFGICILAGVLSIVAAVITGVATVKKGDDYYD; from the exons ATGTCCAAACCAAAGATACGGATTCTAGATATTGCAGCTTTTGTGTTGACTATTTTAGCAACTATTGTTCAATTTGCTGGATTTTTTTTACCTAACTGGTGGAGTTATAAGTCTGATACTACTGAATTCAAATTAGAATATGGAATGCTATTTTCAACGGAGTGTAGTGCTGCTGGAGATTGCAAAGAAAACACAGCCGTTGTTATCGAGGGAGGAAAAG AATGGCTGTTTCTTACCAGAATATTTGAAGCATTTGGAGTGATCCTTTGCCTAATAGCATTAATCGTACATATAGTATTTTTACCTACTAGGAAGTATGCAGTACGAGCTGCCTCTATTTATACACTAGGTGCTGCAG gTCTTTTTGCTTTAGCAGGAGCCTTCCTGTTTGTTGCTAAGTACAGCGATCTTGGTTCCCAGTTACCCACTGGTAAAGAAGGATCGCCAGGTCCTGCTTTTGGAATATGTATATTAGCTGGAGTTCTCTCCATTGTAGCGGCAGTTATTACAGGGGTCGCCACTGTGAAGAAAGGAGATGATTATTATGATTAA